From the genome of Papaver somniferum cultivar HN1 chromosome 2, ASM357369v1, whole genome shotgun sequence, one region includes:
- the LOC113348350 gene encoding probable sugar phosphate/phosphate translocator At5g25400, protein MGKGSSSEMSEGVVKKILISYAYVGIWIFLSFTVIVYNKYILDKKMFNWPFPISLTMIHMGFCSSLAFILVRVLKLVEPVSMSRELYISSVVPIGALYSLSLWFSNSAYIYLSVSFIQMLKALMPVAVYSIGVLFKKETFKSETMANMLSISFGVAIAAYGEAKFDTWGVILQLAAVAFEATRLVMVQILLTSKGITLNPITSLYYVAPCCLMFLFVPWVVVEFPVLRDTSSFHFDWAIFGTNSFCAFALNLAVFLLVGKTSALTMNVAGVVKDWLLIGFSWSVIRDTVTPINLVGYGLAFLGVCYYNAVKLKALKAKEGQKKPPPEDEEAGELLDERDGERVPGKTDS, encoded by the coding sequence ATGGGGAAAGGATCTTCATCTGAAATGAGTGAAGGTGTAGTGAAGAAGATCTTAATATCATACGCTTACGTTGGAATATGGATCTTCTTAAGTTTCACTGTAATTGTTTACAACAAATACATTCTAGACAAGAAGATGTTCAACTGGCCATTTCCAATATCTCTAACTATGATTCACATGGGTTTTTGTTCTTCTCTAGCTTTCATTCTTGTTCGTGTTTTGAAATTAGTTGAACCAGTTTCAATGTCAAGGGAGCTCTACATTTCATCCGTGGTTCCAATTGGTGCTCTTTATTCACTTTCATTATGGTTCTCAAATTCTGCTTATATCTATTTATCGGTTTCATTTATACAAATGTTGAAAGCGTTAATGCCTGTTGCTGTTTACTCAATTGGTGTTCTTTTCAAGAAGGAAACTTTTAAAAGTGAAACAATGGCTAATATGCTTTCAATTTCGTTTGGTGTTGCAATTGCTGCTTATGGGGAGGCGAAATTCGATACATGGGGTGTGATTTTACAACTTGCTGCTGTTGCATTTGAAGCTACTAGATTGGTTATGGTTCAGATCTTGTTAACTTCGAAGGGTATAACTTTAAATCCAATTACATCTCTTTATTATGTTGCACCTTGTTGTTTGATGTTCTTGTTTGTTCCTTGGGTAGTTGTTGAATTTCCTGTTTTGAGAGACACTTCTAGTTTTCATTTCGATTGGGCGATTTTCGGTACGAATTCTTTTTGTGCATTTGCTTTGAATCTTGCCGTGTTTTTGCTCGTGGGGAAAACTTCTGCACTTACTATGAATGTAGCTGGAGTTGTCAAGGATTGGTTGTTGATTGGGTTTTCGTGGTCAGTGATTAGAGATACAGTGACACCCATAAATTTGGTTGGTTATGGACTTGCATTTTTGGGTGTTTGTTATTACAATGCTGTGAAATTGAAAGCTTTGAAGGCGAAAGAAGGACAGAAGAAGCCTCCACCTGAGGATGAGGAGGCTGGGGAGTTGTTAGATGAAAGAGATGGAGAGAGAGTTCCAGGGAAGACTGATTCTTAA